Proteins co-encoded in one Streptomyces roseochromogenus subsp. oscitans DS 12.976 genomic window:
- a CDS encoding TetR/AcrR family transcriptional regulator C-terminal domain-containing protein, giving the protein MSPEKRAPLDRRRVADTALRVLNEVGLEGLTLRAIAKELDVKAPALYWHFKDKQALLDEMATEMCRRMVAGAALDPADTWQERLLKSNRGLRAALLGYRDGAKVFSGSRFTGTEHAPALEANLRLLTEAGFTLAQAVHAGRTTSAYTVGFVIEEQGVRPLPGERREGYDIAERARRLADYPLAAEAGQLLFDGYDAQFEEGLAIVVAGVGARYGIG; this is encoded by the coding sequence GTGAGCCCCGAGAAACGCGCCCCCCTGGACCGCCGCCGCGTCGCCGACACCGCTCTGCGGGTGCTGAACGAGGTCGGTCTGGAGGGCCTGACCCTGCGTGCCATCGCCAAGGAGCTGGACGTCAAGGCGCCCGCGCTGTACTGGCACTTCAAGGACAAGCAGGCGCTGCTGGACGAGATGGCGACGGAGATGTGCCGGCGGATGGTCGCCGGTGCCGCGCTCGATCCCGCCGACACCTGGCAGGAGCGGCTGCTGAAGTCGAACCGGGGACTGCGGGCCGCGCTGCTCGGCTACCGCGACGGGGCGAAGGTCTTCAGCGGTTCACGTTTCACGGGCACGGAGCACGCCCCCGCGCTGGAGGCGAACCTGCGGCTGCTGACGGAGGCCGGGTTCACCCTCGCCCAGGCCGTCCACGCGGGCCGTACGACAAGCGCGTACACCGTCGGCTTCGTCATCGAGGAACAGGGCGTGCGGCCCCTCCCGGGCGAGCGCCGGGAGGGGTACGACATCGCGGAGCGCGCCCGGCGGCTGGCTGACTACCCGCTGGCCGCCGAGGCCGGACAGCTGCTCTTCGACGGCTATGACGCACAGTTCGAGGAGGGGCTGGCGATCGTCGTCGCGGGTGTCGGGGCGCGGTACGGGATCGGCTGA
- a CDS encoding FAD-dependent monooxygenase, with protein MDVLIVGAGPTGLTLGIDLARRGVDALVVERAEALFPGSRGKGIQPRTQEVFDDLGVLEAIRAAGGPYPHRMIWKDGERIGEQPLFEPVEADEGAPYSEPLMVAQWRTQEILCARLMEWGGEVAFGHEVTGLEQDAKGVTVRFADGTTARAAYVVAADGGRSAVRRALGVGMAGETVDPAPFLVADVRVNGLDRDYWHVFPKDDGSTLALCPLAGTDAFQMQVRLAEGTEPDVSLNGIRALVAAYTHLAAEDVTELRWASDFRPRAALADRFRVGRVFLAGDAAHLHSPAGGQGLNTSVQDAYNLGWKLGAVLRAGAPDSVLDTYEEERRANAAAMLDLSTGVHRGEVRRGKATVQLGLGYRESSLSVEMRDNPSGVQTGDRAPDGTVDGIRLFDAFRGPHWTLLGAETSLPGVRALPAAPESYGPGVFLIRPDGYVGWAGESAEGLRGYLGRFVG; from the coding sequence ATGGATGTCCTGATCGTGGGCGCCGGCCCCACCGGCCTGACCCTGGGCATCGACCTCGCCCGGCGCGGCGTGGACGCGCTGGTCGTGGAGCGGGCGGAGGCGCTGTTCCCCGGCTCGCGCGGCAAGGGGATCCAGCCGCGCACCCAGGAGGTCTTCGACGACCTGGGCGTACTGGAGGCGATCCGGGCGGCCGGCGGCCCCTACCCCCACCGGATGATCTGGAAGGACGGCGAGCGGATCGGCGAGCAGCCGCTGTTCGAGCCGGTGGAGGCGGACGAGGGCGCGCCGTACAGCGAGCCGCTGATGGTCGCACAGTGGCGCACACAGGAGATCCTCTGCGCCCGGCTGATGGAGTGGGGAGGCGAGGTGGCCTTCGGGCACGAGGTGACGGGTCTGGAGCAGGACGCCAAGGGCGTGACCGTACGCTTCGCCGACGGTACGACCGCCCGCGCGGCGTACGTCGTCGCCGCCGACGGCGGCCGGTCGGCCGTCCGGCGTGCGCTGGGCGTCGGCATGGCCGGGGAGACGGTCGACCCGGCGCCGTTCCTGGTGGCGGACGTGCGGGTGAACGGGCTCGACCGGGACTACTGGCATGTGTTCCCCAAGGACGACGGCAGCACCCTGGCCCTGTGCCCGCTGGCCGGCACCGACGCCTTCCAGATGCAGGTGCGCCTCGCGGAGGGCACGGAACCCGACGTGTCCCTGAACGGCATCCGCGCATTGGTGGCCGCGTACACACACCTGGCCGCCGAGGACGTCACGGAGCTGCGCTGGGCCTCGGACTTCCGGCCCCGCGCGGCACTGGCGGACCGCTTCCGGGTGGGCCGGGTGTTCCTCGCGGGCGACGCGGCGCACCTCCACTCACCGGCCGGCGGCCAGGGCCTGAACACCAGCGTCCAGGACGCCTACAACCTGGGCTGGAAGCTGGGCGCGGTGCTGCGCGCCGGAGCGCCGGACTCAGTCCTCGACACCTATGAGGAGGAGCGCCGGGCGAACGCGGCGGCCATGCTCGACCTGTCGACAGGCGTGCACCGCGGCGAGGTGCGCCGGGGAAAGGCGACGGTGCAACTGGGGCTGGGCTACCGGGAGTCGTCCCTGAGCGTGGAGATGCGGGACAACCCGTCGGGCGTCCAGACAGGCGACCGCGCCCCGGACGGCACGGTGGACGGCATCCGCCTCTTCGACGCGTTCCGGGGCCCGCACTGGACCCTCCTGGGCGCGGAAACCTCCCTCCCCGGCGTCCGAGCCCTCCCGGCGGCCCCGGAGTCCTACGGCCCGGGCGTCTTCCTGATCCGCCCGGACGGGTATGTGGGCTGGGCGGGCGAGTCGGCGGAGGGGCTCAGGGGGTATCTCGGGCGTTTCGTGGGGTGA
- a CDS encoding Uma2 family endonuclease: protein MAVIEREMTIAEAADRVSSWLPGHRVEILRGSIIVTPPPDGPHQGTVFEAGYEFRRAGAKEAGLKVLPGVGLWLPTGRADYAIPDLSIVEADYADALVEKNCYAPHVFRMVLEVTSSNWTDDTANKVEIYAETGIPVYLVADRKHDEVLLYADPVDGKYPNPLRYKRGEFVPVPESVGVTLDLSVDTLLDGDD from the coding sequence GTGGCTGTGATAGAGCGCGAGATGACGATCGCCGAAGCCGCCGACCGTGTCTCCAGCTGGCTGCCCGGACACCGCGTCGAGATCCTTCGAGGGAGCATCATCGTGACGCCGCCGCCGGACGGGCCGCATCAGGGAACGGTGTTTGAAGCCGGTTACGAGTTCCGGCGGGCAGGGGCAAAGGAGGCTGGGCTCAAGGTTCTCCCGGGTGTCGGGCTGTGGCTGCCGACAGGACGGGCGGATTACGCGATCCCGGACCTGTCCATCGTCGAGGCCGATTATGCAGACGCGTTGGTCGAGAAGAACTGCTATGCGCCGCACGTCTTCCGCATGGTTCTGGAAGTGACCTCGTCCAATTGGACGGATGACACAGCAAACAAGGTCGAGATCTACGCCGAGACCGGTATCCCTGTCTATCTCGTAGCCGACCGCAAACACGATGAGGTCCTGCTGTACGCCGACCCGGTCGACGGCAAGTACCCCAACCCCCTCCGCTACAAGCGAGGTGAGTTCGTCCCCGTCCCTGAATCCGTCGGCGTCACCCTGGACCTCTCCGTCGACACCCTCCTCGACGGCGACGACTGA
- a CDS encoding acyl-CoA mutase large subunit family protein, giving the protein MARESESGLPIEPVYGPQALDGWNPAGKLGEPGAYPFTRGVYPTMYTGRPWTMRQYAGFGTAAESNARYRQLIAHGTTGLSVAFDLPTQMGHDSDAPLAHGEVGKVGVAIDSIEDMRALFDGIPLDQVSTSMTINAPAALLLLLYQLVAEEQGARPDQLTGTIQNDVLKEYIARGTYIFPPKPSLRLTADIFRYCTAEIPKWNTISISGYHMAEAGASPVQEIAFTLADGIEYVRTAVAAGMDVDDFAPRLSFFFVARTTLLEEVAKFRAARRIWARVMREEFGARSPKSLMLRFHTQTAGVQLTAQQPEVNLVRVAVQALAAVLGGTQSLHTNSFDEAIALPTDKSARLALRTQQVLAHETDVTATVDPFAGSYAMERMTDDVEEAAVGLMRRVEDLGGAVAAIERGFQKAEIERNAYRIAQETDSGERVVVGVNRFQLDQEEPYEPLRVDPAIEARQADRLAKLRAERDQGAVNTALDALREAAEGEGNVLYPMKEALRGRATVGEVCNALRGVWGAYEPSEVF; this is encoded by the coding sequence ATGGCGCGTGAGTCGGAGTCGGGGCTGCCGATCGAGCCGGTCTACGGACCCCAGGCGCTGGACGGCTGGAACCCGGCCGGGAAACTGGGCGAACCGGGCGCGTACCCCTTCACCCGCGGGGTGTACCCCACCATGTACACCGGCCGCCCCTGGACCATGCGGCAGTACGCCGGCTTCGGCACGGCGGCCGAGTCCAACGCCCGCTACCGGCAGCTGATCGCCCACGGCACGACCGGGCTCTCGGTCGCCTTCGACCTGCCCACCCAGATGGGCCACGACTCGGACGCGCCGCTCGCCCACGGCGAGGTCGGCAAGGTGGGCGTGGCGATCGACTCGATCGAGGACATGCGGGCGCTGTTCGACGGCATCCCGCTCGACCAGGTCTCGACATCGATGACGATCAACGCGCCGGCGGCCCTGCTGCTCCTGCTCTACCAGCTGGTGGCGGAGGAGCAGGGGGCGCGGCCCGATCAGCTGACGGGCACGATCCAGAACGATGTGCTGAAGGAGTACATCGCGCGGGGGACGTACATCTTCCCGCCGAAGCCCTCCCTGCGCCTGACGGCGGACATCTTCAGGTACTGCACCGCCGAGATCCCGAAGTGGAACACGATCTCGATCTCCGGCTACCACATGGCCGAGGCGGGAGCGTCACCCGTTCAGGAGATCGCTTTCACCCTGGCGGACGGCATCGAGTACGTCCGTACGGCGGTCGCGGCCGGCATGGACGTCGACGACTTCGCCCCCCGCCTGTCCTTCTTCTTCGTGGCCCGTACGACGCTGCTGGAGGAGGTCGCCAAGTTCCGTGCGGCGAGGAGGATCTGGGCGCGGGTGATGCGCGAGGAGTTCGGGGCCCGCAGCCCCAAGTCCCTGATGCTCCGTTTCCACACCCAGACGGCCGGCGTCCAGCTGACGGCCCAGCAGCCCGAGGTGAACCTGGTCCGGGTTGCCGTCCAGGCCCTGGCCGCGGTGCTCGGCGGCACACAGTCGCTGCACACCAACTCCTTCGACGAGGCGATCGCCCTGCCGACGGACAAGAGCGCACGGCTGGCGCTGCGCACCCAGCAGGTGCTGGCGCACGAGACGGACGTGACCGCGACGGTCGACCCCTTCGCGGGCTCGTACGCGATGGAGCGGATGACGGACGACGTCGAGGAGGCGGCCGTCGGCCTGATGCGCCGGGTCGAGGACCTGGGCGGAGCGGTGGCGGCGATCGAGCGGGGCTTCCAGAAGGCCGAGATCGAACGCAACGCGTACCGGATCGCCCAGGAGACGGACTCCGGCGAGCGGGTGGTCGTAGGCGTCAACCGCTTCCAGCTCGACCAGGAGGAACCGTATGAGCCCCTCCGGGTCGACCCGGCCATCGAGGCCCGGCAGGCGGACCGCTTGGCCAAGCTGCGGGCCGAACGGGACCAGGGCGCGGTGAACACGGCACTGGACGCGCTGCGGGAGGCGGCGGAGGGGGAGGGCAACGTCCTGTATCCGATGAAGGAGGCGCTGCGGGGGCGGGCGACGGTGGGGGAGGTGTGCAACGCGCTTCGGGGGGTTTGGGGGGCTTACGAGCCTTCGGAGGTGTTCTGA
- a CDS encoding L,D-transpeptidase family protein, translating into MRNSGRPAAVLASAAALAALCGCTVQPPDADGKAGAPLRVQTPESVPQTPESLLTDPTRTAQPSLSAPASALASASAPAPASAPRVLWSRGDSGPAVRELQARLRQLDWLSEGPSGSYGALTERGVRGFQGKHGLPQTGRTDAVTWQRLVAMTHPPGTWELYLMGGQPAGAPDPRCLTGRVLCIDKTTRTLRWMVDGRTVTSTAVRFGTQYTPTREGVFHVYWKARNWVSTLYHSPMPYAMFFSRGQAVHYSYDFAARGYAGGSHGCVNVRDQAAIQQLFAQVRVGDKVVVYW; encoded by the coding sequence ATGAGGAACTCGGGAAGACCTGCCGCCGTACTCGCCTCGGCCGCCGCCCTCGCCGCCCTCTGCGGCTGCACCGTGCAGCCCCCGGACGCCGATGGCAAAGCCGGGGCTCCCCTACGCGTCCAGACGCCGGAAAGCGTGCCCCAGACCCCGGAAAGCCTGCTCACGGATCCCACCCGGACGGCCCAGCCGTCACTGTCCGCTCCCGCATCCGCGCTCGCATCCGCATCCGCGCCCGCACCCGCGTCCGCTCCCCGCGTCCTGTGGTCGCGCGGCGACAGCGGGCCCGCCGTACGGGAGCTGCAGGCACGGCTGCGCCAGCTGGACTGGCTGTCCGAGGGGCCGTCGGGGTCGTACGGCGCGCTGACCGAGCGGGGCGTCCGGGGCTTCCAGGGCAAGCACGGGCTGCCGCAGACCGGGCGGACGGACGCCGTCACCTGGCAGCGGCTGGTGGCCATGACCCACCCGCCCGGCACCTGGGAGCTGTATCTGATGGGCGGTCAGCCGGCCGGCGCGCCCGACCCGCGCTGTCTGACCGGCCGCGTGCTGTGCATCGACAAGACGACACGGACCCTGCGCTGGATGGTCGACGGCCGGACCGTGACGTCGACGGCGGTGCGGTTCGGGACGCAGTACACCCCGACCCGGGAGGGTGTCTTCCACGTCTACTGGAAGGCTCGGAACTGGGTGTCGACGCTCTACCACTCGCCGATGCCGTACGCGATGTTCTTCAGCCGCGGCCAGGCCGTGCACTATTCGTACGACTTCGCGGCGCGCGGATACGCGGGAGGCTCGCACGGGTGCGTCAACGTCCGGGACCAGGCCGCGATCCAGCAGTTGTTCGCGCAGGTGCGGGTGGGCGACAAGGTCGTCGTCTATTGGTGA
- a CDS encoding RNA polymerase sigma factor: MLGDDAELTAAVRAAQDGDETAFRTVYRAVQPRLLGYVRTLVGDPDAEDVASEAWLQIARDLDRFSGDADRFRGWAARIARNRALDHIRMRGRRPAIGGDETELTGRAAESDTAGEAIEALATDSALSLIARLPQDQAEAVVLRVVVGLDAKSAAETLGKRAGAVRTAAHRGLKRLAELLGEDPESAGALDALPPQREPRGRAVSSATVTDMRARTQKDM; encoded by the coding sequence GTGCTGGGGGACGACGCGGAGCTGACCGCCGCGGTGCGTGCGGCACAGGACGGAGACGAGACCGCGTTCCGTACGGTGTACCGCGCCGTGCAGCCGCGGCTGCTCGGATACGTACGCACGCTGGTCGGTGATCCGGACGCCGAGGACGTCGCGTCCGAGGCCTGGCTGCAGATCGCCCGCGACCTCGACCGGTTCAGCGGGGACGCCGACCGCTTCCGCGGCTGGGCCGCCCGGATCGCCCGCAACCGCGCCCTGGATCACATACGGATGCGCGGCCGCCGCCCCGCCATAGGCGGCGACGAGACGGAACTGACCGGCCGGGCCGCCGAGTCCGACACGGCGGGCGAGGCCATCGAGGCCCTGGCCACCGACAGCGCCCTCTCCCTCATCGCGCGGCTCCCGCAGGACCAGGCCGAGGCGGTCGTCCTCCGGGTCGTGGTCGGCCTCGACGCCAAGAGCGCCGCCGAGACGCTCGGCAAACGCGCCGGTGCCGTACGCACCGCGGCGCACCGCGGACTGAAACGGCTCGCGGAGCTGCTCGGCGAGGATCCGGAATCGGCGGGCGCGCTGGATGCGCTCCCACCCCAGAGAGAACCGCGTGGTCGCGCGGTGTCGTCCGCAACTGTGACGGATATGCGTGCGCGGACGCAGAAGGACATGTGA
- a CDS encoding family 1 glycosylhydrolase — MTTPTAGPVRFPTGFRWGCSSSATQTQGATPADNWWGWEQAGKAPASGDGNGFDGRYAADFALLADWGFGDYRLSLDWARLEPQPGRHDARAIEHYRQILQAGRQSGLSIWVCLLHTALPKWFAADGGFLAPSAHATWARHVDFIGETFGDLADGWMPVNNPFSYALKGYLAGTFPPGHTSRDEFRTVLKAIHQADFEAALRLRQGGQPTATNESLAVLHPADDGAAAAAATADLDAAVWDSWLSLARMTRYESAFDLYGFSYYYNPAITAEGKIIPYPPGEPVGPQGYVVWPEGLGQVLTRLRTELPGKRYLVAEIGYGGDDDTRRIAYLTAALRQVADALTDGMDIAGVHLWTAVDNYEWLNGFSVPFGLFDHNREPRPSATAIQALMRA; from the coding sequence TTGACGACGCCTACCGCCGGCCCCGTCCGCTTCCCCACCGGGTTCCGCTGGGGCTGCTCCAGCTCGGCCACCCAGACTCAGGGTGCGACTCCGGCAGATAACTGGTGGGGCTGGGAGCAAGCCGGCAAGGCGCCCGCCAGCGGCGACGGAAACGGCTTCGACGGCCGGTACGCGGCCGACTTCGCCCTGCTGGCCGACTGGGGATTCGGCGACTACCGGCTGTCGCTGGACTGGGCTCGGCTCGAACCGCAACCAGGTCGGCACGACGCCCGAGCCATCGAGCACTACCGGCAGATCCTGCAGGCCGGCCGCCAGTCGGGGCTGAGCATATGGGTCTGCCTCTTGCACACCGCCTTGCCGAAGTGGTTCGCCGCCGACGGCGGATTCCTCGCTCCCTCGGCTCACGCCACGTGGGCCCGTCACGTCGACTTCATCGGCGAGACCTTCGGCGACTTGGCCGACGGCTGGATGCCGGTCAACAACCCCTTCAGCTACGCGCTGAAGGGCTACCTGGCCGGCACGTTCCCGCCGGGACACACTTCGCGCGACGAGTTCCGCACGGTCCTCAAGGCCATCCACCAGGCCGACTTCGAGGCGGCCCTGCGCCTGCGCCAGGGCGGTCAGCCCACCGCCACGAATGAGTCGCTGGCCGTGCTGCACCCGGCCGACGACGGCGCGGCCGCTGCGGCGGCGACGGCTGATCTGGACGCGGCCGTGTGGGACTCGTGGCTCTCCCTCGCACGCATGACGCGGTACGAAAGCGCATTCGATCTCTACGGCTTCAGCTACTACTACAACCCGGCCATCACCGCTGAAGGGAAGATCATCCCCTATCCGCCCGGTGAACCGGTCGGCCCGCAAGGCTACGTCGTCTGGCCGGAGGGGCTGGGCCAAGTCCTCACCCGCCTGCGCACAGAACTGCCGGGCAAGCGCTACTTGGTGGCCGAGATCGGCTACGGCGGCGACGACGACACCCGGCGCATCGCCTACCTGACCGCTGCGCTTCGCCAGGTCGCTGATGCGCTCACCGACGGTATGGACATCGCTGGCGTCCACTTGTGGACAGCGGTGGACAACTACGAGTGGCTGAACGGATTCTCTGTCCCCTTCGGGCTGTTTGACCACAACCGCGAGCCCCGTCCCAGCGCCACCGCCATCCAGGCTCTGATGCGGGCCTAG
- a CDS encoding MAB_1171c family putative transporter, whose protein sequence is MLALLEYLAALVLTVVAVWRVPAVRYGDAYRRSLWGIYAGFAVTLWLSTPGVMHLLDAVPVVDLSVLLKHLVGAVALMAMVTYVATSYGKTSEPVLPRHIAASRWMARFAPKGALIVMVLMTVFFFTVVDRKSPSTDFVTDHTGQWGAAIYLSVFYFYTIAVATASGYQWTGAFRRAETRLLRAGLLLMAVSMWMGVIYTAVRIALIWIDVAAPLSHTTDQQVVTWSAVWFQVFFLMLALGTSVPATRAVAARWRAWNALRCLYPLWRDLVTAFPGTSFAPPAPRLRELARFSLPADVRLDRWVADITDVEDKLRSYAPPELLSVAEDAAERHPDPKPAAEAYWIKAALQAAAAGRRLEVASAALPTKPIVDTRAQESWLLRVQKAYASITAAQAEQLLAEAEQEPAV, encoded by the coding sequence GTGCTTGCTTTGCTTGAGTATCTTGCTGCGCTGGTGCTGACGGTTGTCGCCGTGTGGCGGGTCCCCGCTGTCCGTTACGGCGACGCCTACCGACGGTCCCTGTGGGGCATTTACGCCGGTTTTGCCGTGACCTTGTGGCTCAGTACACCAGGGGTGATGCACCTGCTCGACGCTGTGCCGGTTGTCGATCTGTCGGTCCTGCTCAAGCACTTGGTCGGCGCCGTGGCGCTCATGGCCATGGTGACGTACGTCGCGACCAGCTATGGCAAAACCAGCGAACCCGTGCTCCCCCGGCACATCGCCGCCTCGCGCTGGATGGCCCGTTTCGCCCCCAAGGGCGCGCTGATCGTCATGGTCCTGATGACCGTGTTCTTCTTCACCGTGGTCGACCGGAAGAGCCCGAGCACCGACTTCGTGACCGACCACACCGGTCAGTGGGGAGCGGCGATCTACCTGAGCGTCTTCTACTTCTACACGATCGCTGTCGCGACGGCGTCCGGCTACCAGTGGACCGGCGCCTTCCGCCGCGCGGAGACCAGGCTGCTGCGCGCGGGCCTGCTGCTGATGGCCGTCTCCATGTGGATGGGTGTCATCTACACGGCGGTCCGCATCGCGTTGATCTGGATCGACGTAGCCGCTCCGCTGAGTCACACCACCGATCAGCAGGTTGTCACGTGGAGCGCGGTGTGGTTCCAGGTGTTCTTCCTGATGCTCGCCCTGGGAACGAGCGTTCCCGCCACCCGTGCGGTCGCCGCACGTTGGCGCGCCTGGAACGCGTTGCGCTGCCTCTATCCGCTGTGGCGCGATCTGGTGACGGCCTTTCCGGGCACATCCTTCGCCCCACCGGCCCCCCGGCTGCGCGAGCTCGCCCGTTTCTCGCTGCCGGCCGACGTCCGCCTCGACCGCTGGGTCGCGGACATCACCGACGTGGAGGACAAGCTGCGCTCCTACGCGCCGCCGGAGTTGCTGTCGGTGGCTGAGGATGCCGCGGAGCGCCACCCGGACCCGAAGCCTGCCGCCGAGGCCTACTGGATCAAGGCGGCACTGCAGGCCGCGGCTGCCGGGCGGCGGCTGGAGGTCGCCTCCGCCGCGCTGCCCACCAAGCCGATCGTGGACACCAGGGCCCAGGAATCGTGGCTTCTGCGCGTGCAGAAGGCCTACGCCTCGATCACAGCGGCCCAAGCCGAGCAGTTGCTTGCCGAGGCCGAGCAGGAACCCGCCGTATGA
- a CDS encoding cytochrome P450 has translation MDTEAGPGSLPYVPGTGRPVPEAEPGLVERWRTQGGELVELLTQVRERLGGIAAFRLGSTPTVLVTDPRAVQHVLARHPERYVKRSHRARLLIGDGVLAATGETWKRQRRLLQSQFTGTGMRRYEQRITEAARTSAGRWGGYARTAQTLDVGQEMRRFALDSIWRSLTGHPLDDETERELAAVAAVMAALPTLPADVSDARDAVAADLARIDAVALHAIEAARSGAAGPDGPGLLRVLTDAAAEHPEYTDQLVRDELVTLLVAGHETTATTLTWLYLLLDRYPDAREQALAAGGEGSPQRRQAIQALVHETLRLYPSAWILPRYATEDDTLAGYAIEAGTDMLICPYLTHRDPELWPVPEDFDPRRFITPDGRPAHPGAYLPFGIGPRACLGMQFALRESTVLLEHLLPAHTLAFQSTPTKAVYGITVRPDGPTPATLEPCLT, from the coding sequence ATGGACACCGAAGCCGGTCCCGGCTCCCTGCCCTACGTCCCTGGAACGGGGCGGCCGGTTCCCGAAGCCGAGCCTGGGCTCGTGGAGCGGTGGCGTACGCAGGGGGGCGAACTGGTCGAGCTGCTGACCCAGGTGCGTGAGCGGCTCGGCGGGATCGCCGCCTTCCGCCTCGGGTCGACTCCTACCGTTCTCGTCACCGACCCGCGGGCGGTCCAGCACGTACTCGCCCGGCACCCTGAGCGGTACGTCAAGCGCTCCCACCGCGCCCGCCTGCTGATCGGCGACGGAGTCCTCGCCGCCACCGGCGAGACGTGGAAGCGACAACGCCGCTTGCTGCAGTCCCAGTTCACCGGTACCGGGATGCGCCGCTACGAACAGCGGATCACCGAGGCCGCCCGGACCAGCGCCGGGCGCTGGGGCGGATACGCCCGGACCGCGCAGACCCTCGATGTCGGGCAGGAGATGCGCCGCTTCGCCCTGGACTCCATCTGGCGCTCCCTCACCGGGCATCCCCTCGATGATGAGACCGAGCGCGAGCTGGCCGCCGTGGCAGCCGTGATGGCCGCCCTTCCGACCCTGCCCGCTGATGTCAGCGACGCCCGGGACGCCGTTGCCGCCGATCTCGCCCGGATCGATGCGGTCGCCCTGCACGCCATCGAGGCCGCCCGCAGCGGGGCGGCCGGCCCCGACGGTCCCGGCTTGCTGCGGGTCCTGACCGATGCCGCTGCCGAACACCCCGAGTACACCGACCAGCTGGTCCGCGACGAGCTGGTCACGTTGCTGGTGGCCGGGCACGAAACCACCGCTACCACATTGACCTGGCTCTACCTGCTCCTCGACCGGTACCCCGACGCCCGCGAACAAGCTCTCGCCGCCGGCGGCGAAGGCTCACCACAACGCCGCCAGGCCATTCAGGCCCTGGTCCACGAGACGCTCCGGCTCTACCCGTCCGCCTGGATCCTGCCCCGCTACGCAACCGAGGACGACACCCTCGCCGGATACGCCATCGAGGCGGGCACGGACATGCTGATCTGCCCGTACCTCACGCACCGCGATCCCGAACTGTGGCCAGTACCCGAGGACTTCGATCCACGGCGCTTCATCACCCCGGACGGCCGGCCTGCTCACCCGGGCGCCTACCTCCCCTTCGGCATCGGTCCCCGCGCCTGCCTCGGTATGCAATTCGCGCTCCGCGAATCGACCGTCCTGCTCGAACACCTGCTGCCGGCCCACACCCTCGCCTTCCAATCCACCCCCACGAAGGCGGTGTACGGCATCACCGTCCGCCCCGACGGCCCCACTCCGGCAACCTTGGAACCGTGCCTCACCTGA
- a CDS encoding helix-turn-helix domain-containing protein, whose product MPDLADLRCDAGLSQREAAETIGASRVPLSNAERGKRKLNDAYIEPLAKAYKATTEELLVAQERSFGNLAPDEPSAEQWPIPRTLAEKITYMMTTYPPGNQPPQDAEIAQAINTKAGQDLVTADVIRALRTGAQTVVGPQNPAVLEGLAEVFSVPVMYFQPNEQAARQITEVAELLKAINDRKILALAARGNEDGLSPDMISIVANLAAGIRTGTIPGDDR is encoded by the coding sequence ATGCCGGACCTGGCGGACCTGCGGTGTGATGCCGGTTTGAGCCAGCGGGAAGCCGCTGAGACCATCGGCGCCAGTCGCGTGCCATTGAGCAACGCCGAGCGCGGCAAGCGCAAGCTCAACGACGCATACATCGAGCCTCTGGCGAAGGCGTACAAGGCGACCACCGAGGAGCTGCTGGTGGCGCAGGAGCGCTCCTTCGGCAACCTGGCGCCGGACGAGCCGTCGGCCGAGCAGTGGCCGATCCCGCGGACCCTCGCCGAGAAGATCACCTACATGATGACAACCTACCCGCCAGGCAACCAGCCCCCACAGGACGCGGAGATCGCCCAGGCCATCAACACGAAGGCCGGACAGGATCTGGTCACGGCGGATGTCATCCGGGCGCTGCGGACCGGCGCGCAGACCGTCGTCGGCCCGCAAAACCCCGCGGTACTCGAAGGCCTGGCCGAGGTGTTCAGCGTGCCGGTGATGTATTTCCAGCCAAACGAACAGGCGGCCCGGCAGATCACCGAGGTCGCCGAGCTGCTGAAGGCGATCAACGACCGAAAGATCCTCGCTCTCGCCGCTCGCGGCAACGAGGACGGCCTGTCGCCGGACATGATCAGCATCGTGGCCAATCTGGCCGCTGGAATCCGCACGGGCACCATCCCGGGCGACGACCGGTAG